The sequence below is a genomic window from Lolium perenne isolate Kyuss_39 chromosome 7, Kyuss_2.0, whole genome shotgun sequence.
tgcttgagtgctacctttaaaatttctatcctttatctttgcaatatatagctcatgggacaaatagcctaaaaactattgtggtattgaatatgtacttatgcattttatttcttataagttgcttgttgagcgataaccatgttcctggggacgccatcaactactctttgttgaatatcatgtgagttgctatgcatgttcgtcttgtctgaagtaagggcgatttaccatgagttgaatggtttgagcatgcatattgttagagaagaacattgggccgctaactaaagccatgatccatggtggaagtttcagttttggacaaatatcctcaatctcatatgagaaaattaattgttgttgaatgcttgtgcattaaagaggagtccattatctgttgtctatgttgtcccggtatggatgtctaagttgagaataatcaaaagcgagaaatccaatgcgagctttctccttagacctttgtacaggcggcatagaggtacccctttgtgacacttggttaaaacatatgtattgcggtgataatccaggtaatccgagctaattaggacaaggtgcaggcactattagtatactatgcatgaggcttgcaacttgtaggatataatttacatgatacatatgctttattactaccgttgacaaaattgtttcttgttttcaaaaccaaagctctagcacaaatatagcaatcaatgcttccctccgcgaagggcctttcttttacttttatgttgagtcagttcacctatttctctccatctcaagaagcaaacacttgtgtgaactatgcattgattcctacatacttgcatattgcacttgttatattactttgcattgacaactatccatgagatatacatgttataagttgaaagcaaccgctgaaacttaatcttcctttgtgttgcttcaatgcctctactatgaatttattgctttatgagttaactcttatgcaagacttattgatgcttgtcttgaaagtactattcatgaaaagtctttgctatatgattcaattgtttactcattgtctttaccattgctttgaatcactgcattcattacatgtgcttacaatagtattgatcaagattatgatggcatgtcacttcagaaattatctttgttatcgtttacctactcgggacgagcaagaactaagcttggggatgctaatacgtctccaacgtatcgataatttcttacgtttcatgctactttaatgacgatatctacatgttttatgcacactttatgtcatatttatgcattttccggcactaacctattaacgagatgccgaagagccagtagttgttttctgctgtttttggtttcagaaatcctagtaaggaaatattctcggaattggacgaaatcaacgcccaggatcttatttttccacgaagcttccagaagtccggagaggaaacgaagtggggcgacgaggcagccacacaccagggcggcgcggcccaagccctggccgcgccggcctgtggtgtgggcccctcgtggcgccccctgacctacccttccgcctacttaagccttcgtcgagaataactccagtaccgagagccacgatacggaaaaccttccagagacgccgccgccgccaatcccatctcggggggattcaggagatcgcctccggcaccctgccggagaggggaatcatctcccggaggactcttcaccgccatggtcgcctccggagtgatgagtgagtagttcacccctggactatgggtccatagcagtagctagatggtcgtcttctcctaattgtgctatcattgttggatcttgtgagctgcctaacatgatcaagatcatctatctgtaatgctacatgttgcgtttgttgggatccgatgaataagtgaatgctatgttatgttgattatcaatatcatctatgtgttgtttatgatcttgcatgctctccgttgctagtagaggctctggccaagttgatacttgtaactccaagagggagtatttatgctcgatagtgggttcatgtctccattaaatgcgggagtgacaaagaacccctaaggttgtggatgtgctgttgccactagggataaaacatcaatgctatgtccaaggttatatttgttgattacattacgcaccatacttaatgcaattgtctgttgtttgcaacttaatactggagggggttcggatgataacctgaaggtggactttctaggcatagatgcatgctggatagcggtctatgtactttgtcgtaatgcccaattaaatctcacaatactcatcataacatgtatgtgcatggtcatgccctctttatttgtcaattgcccaactgtaatttgttcacccaacatgcttattcttatcggagagacaccactagtgaactgtggaccccggtccattcttttacatcgaatacaatctactgcaatactcgttctactgttctctgcaaacaatcatcatccactctatacatctaatcctttgttacagcaagccggtgagattgacaacctcactgtcacgttggggcaaagtaatttggttgtgttgtgcaggttccacgttggcgccggaatccctggtgttgcgccgcactacactctgccgccatcaaccttcaacgtgcttcttggctcctactggttcgataaaccttggtttcttactgagggaaaacttgccgttgtacgcatcacaccttcctcttggggttcccaacggacgcgtgctgtacgcgtatcaatagtgaaactcaaaccctaaacaaTCTACTAGATGAAAGAAAAGGTACGCAAAAACAAGACGATGAACAACAACTAAGACTCGAAATTGATGCAATCCAAGGCTatggaaaaccctaaccctaatattttttgccttttctggataggaaaacactcacaactcaactatggggtggattgtggatggcttaccgaggaaacgttGAAATCtggtaccaagatgataaggggtttcCCGATCTTCCCAGTAagcatgatggtggtgatgaacacacgatgaacacatcggagataacacgatgaggaagtggagataacttgtatgacaccgacgaagtctctcgattgattcctgtcaccaatgcaacaactcttaaccctccaagatattcgcaactccacacacttgcgcacgtagccgccgacaacgaagcggtaaattgcaaccgtctaattcctagTGGAACATCAGATCACACAAAACATTCAATAGCAAAACACTAGATCGATGTGAATTGGTGtatagattcaatagagttgcaaagcaatcaactatgaactaggtttTATCTTAAATGTGGTCTACGGTtgttttgggggcgtcctgggcacttatataggggttcaggacgaccagaaGTCAGAAAATACGATTACAAACCGACCCAGATtgggatctggtcgagactgacACAGACTCGGCCGGCGTGGGGGCGGTGGGACCGGGCCAGGGGTCTGGCGGTCCGGCGGAAACCGGGCCAGGCACCGGGTGGATACCGGGAAGGCGTAGTACTTCCCTGGCTCGGACCCGATGTGCACCGGTCCAGGGCCCGACCAGAACCGGGTGGTCCGGCGCTGGGGCCGGCAGCACCGGGCTGGGCGCCGGGTTGCCCAGACTTGGTGCTGGCCTTGACGTCTTCTTCTCCCTCCTtcgtgcatgcctcccgctcctcccgcgCGCATCCATGGGATGTATTCACATCCAgcaccatgtccagctgctcctctcctcctcgtgcgatgcttcctTCATCGTATTACCTGATTATACACAAGTCAAAGGATTTAGgcagtataaaattctcatcaatcaaagtatcatttaggaacaagttcacctgttgtttaagtagcttcgcactagCTCTTTtcataggtccaatcctaacttcattggacttgagcttcggcAACATAAtcttcatcttgtaatgacggaggtagtagttcggtagggatgtcctcatcagtcgGTTCTCACAAGCATTGTCATGTACTACATCACCGTTCTAAACATCCCGGTAGAGGTCCTCATGAAGATTGATAGCATCCGAAGACTTTTTCATTGGGCGGCTTATGACAAGTTACCAGAGGAAAATGCAAAGTAAAATTGGGAAATGGCTTGCAAGCCTAAAGAGTATGGGGGAATTGGGACTCTCAACCTTGCAAAATTTTCTTCGGCCCTTCGAATGAGGTGGCTTTGGCATGAATGGAATGATGAGGCCAAACCTTGGATCGGGCTTGGTAACCCTTGTACAATCCAAGACCATGAGCTCTTTGCGACGGCTGCGAAGATCTCTATTGGATATCGAAAGAAAGCGCTTTTTTTGGGGGGCTACTTGGCTAGATGGAACGCGCCCAGAGATATCGCTCCCCTTATTTTTCAAAGCCTCCAAGCGGAGGAATTGCACCATCAACAAAGCCTAGGACAACAACTTTTGGGTCTCTCAAGTAAACACGCAAGCGGGCCTATCCGTGGAGCATATTGTGCAATTTACCAATCTTTGGGAGATAGTATAGGCGACTCATTTGGACCCGAACTTACCAGATTCTATCTCTTGGAAGCTCACCAATGATGGGTCATACTCCTCCAAAACGGCCTACGAGATGCAATTCCTAGGCCTGCCGACTTCTGCTTTGCCCTCGGTAGTTCGGAAGCCTTGGGCACCTCTGAAATGTAAGATATTCGCTTAGTTGATATCCAAAATAGAGTGTGGATGGCCGATATGCTCCAAAAAGGAGGATGACCAAATTGTGGGACGTGCAAGAAACCTCCTCCGACCTTCTCTTCAAATGTCGTTTCACCATCCGGATATGgtccaaaataaaaacatggcttGGGTTAAATGACGTTGACACTAATACTTGGCACACGATACGCTCCATCAATGAGTGGTGGATGGACGAAGTTCATAAGCATGAACAATCAAAGAAGGCAATGGCGTCGCTTGCAATGTTGGTTTCATGGAAAATTTGGAAGTAAAGGAACGCTTGTGTCTTCCGCAATAAATCTTGTACCTCAAATATGGTGTTCACCAAGATTAAAGAAGAGGTGGCGATGTGGAGCCTCGCCGGGGCTAACAGTTTGAATAATGTAATGCCACGAGAGTAGGTTTGTTTCTTGTCCTTGTCCGTTGGTCAAGTGGTGGTGTTTGGTTTGTAAGACCTCTTTTAAAttctccttaattaataaaaataaaaaaattgccTTGTTTCAAAAAAAGCATTAGCATATTGAATAAGTACACTCTCAACATCTACCTTAAAAACATCACACAGACGGCTTATgtgatccgccacaacattgatcatagaggatgaGAGGGGGGGGAGGTGGAAGTATGACTATGTTGACACACCTGTGAGACCTCCAGAAATGTGGACATCATCTGCATGCGGTGTTCTGGCTCATAGATCCAAAATGCATCTGTTATTAAAACTATATTCTAAATGTttttaaaaatattaaaaaatgaaaataaattaTGAATGTATACCCGGACATGCTATGTTCGCACATACAATTTTGTCGAAAAAACATTTTTTATGGGCTgtgaaaaaagacaaaaaaaatctTGTGAGTCACGAAAAATTTCATTTTCTTGCGAGACATTGTGTGTGGATATAGAATGTACAAATGTACACCTGGAACTTTTTTCCAcatatttttaacattttaaatTATGTTTTTTTGGGCAAAGGTGCATCTAAACCTATGAGCCAAAATTATATCCGACATAATCGAATCATTTCTTGAGGAGAGAATTGAAACCTAGGGTTAGTAGTAATAGGAGAGATCTTATTGAGAACTGGTGGTAGTGATATGATCAGTAACTTTGTGGTGTTTGCTAATGTTTATTCATGTTTTGTTCGACCTCtttatgtttgaatttgaatttcaaaatttgacTGTCGTTGAATTGTGTAAGGTTGCAACatgggaaagttcggattttattGATGAGAAATGAGTTGGAGTAGAGTTTATATGCATGTACGTAAGGAAAATGGAAGAAAATAGGTTGCAGCTTCCATTTCCCCTAAAACGCGCCTTACCAACATCGAGGTTGTTCATGTTGCTAATGAGAACATTCCTTAACAAGATTCAGCCTTCAGTGTTGCCAGCCAGGCTATGGCGCCCTCGATTCAAATGATATGCATAGAGTTTTGGTCCTCGTGGGTTTCCTCGAAATGTTTCGCAACAAGGGCATGTCTGATTAAAAGGATTTGCATAGTAAATTTGGATTAAATCTTATAGCAAATAGAAAAATTTATATGATGGTTGTTTAATTTGTAGGATTAATTCTCATAGAAATTTCCTAAGCAATCGTTTGCACTAGATTTCATAGGAAATCTAACATCCATTCTACCTATttttgaaaatcatttgatttttatgtggtggaatcaaacaaattTTGATTTATATGAATTTATGTAGGATTGTAGTAGGCATTCCATTGAAATCTTATGTTTATCCTATTCCTACGTTTCTTATATCCTGCGAATTGAATATACAAAAAAGCAGAACCCCCTCTATGTTTTTTTTCGCTCTCCTTAATGAAAAAGAAGTAAGATTACTTTAGAGGTAACCAATTAGAAGATGGAATTTTAGAAGATCTGGTAGCCCAATGCTAAGAGTACATAGGAGTGAACAAAGTAGAAATTTGCAATGACATGGACTTCTATAGGGCCTACTCTCTCTTATAGCTGACCATGGGCAGCCTAGCTCGGTCAGCCCGAAAGTCCTGGGTCGGGCCTGATAAAACCCACAGGCCAGGCCTGGGCCGAAAATTCAGACATGATGGCCAGGCCAGGCCTAGGCTTGACAAATGTGTGAAATAGGAAAGATGACTGGCCCAAGGGGTGGTGCCACTGCCACCACCCTGGTCGGTGCGGACCAGGTTCCGCACCGCCAAGGGAGGCTTTTGGGCCGGCCCGGTcatgtttcttttttttcttgtttttctgtttttctccttttctgctgtttttttcttttcttttttataaATCTAAAATGCTAATGtgaatttttcggaatttttttaatatgaactttccaaaatttgaatatttttaaatttGTATATTTtcgaaaaattgaaaaaaaatcgagtttttatttttatttttgtatatgaacaatttccgaatttgaataatttttggatttgaacatttttttaatttgaacatttttgggAATTTCAACAATTTttggatttgaacattttttctgTTTAAATAttgtttttcaaaatttgaatattttttagattgaacattttttcaaaatttgagaatttttttaGATTAAACATTTTTTCAAAAATTCGATTTTccaaaaatttgaacattttttgaaaatgaacatattttaaatttgaacatttttcggatACGAACAATTTTTAGCTTTAAACATTTTTCGTTTTGAAcactttttaaatttgaacgtttatcgaatttgaactattttcaattttgaaaaaaaataaaaataaacagaaaagaaaaggaaacaagaaaacataaaaagaaagaaaggaaaaaacagaaacaaaaacaaaaaacgaaaaaaaagaaggagaaaatgGGCTAGGCCCAGTACCAGACCAGGGTGTGTGGTGCCTGGtaggcaccgacctggtcggtgtataggatttgcGGAATTCCTATATGCCGACCAGATCGGCACCTGcaccgcgccgcacacccccgcgcGCGGTGTGGGCCGGCCCGGTTAGGCGTTTATTcctgtttctttctttctttctttcttcattttcttttctgttttctgtttttttcttttctgttttctttttcactGTTTCTTTTTTCTCACGTTTTATTTTATGTTTCAAAATAATTTTCGAAAATTAtaaattttgaaaaatgttcaagttttgaattttttttgaacgaatttcgaaatttgaacaatttttgaaatttgaacaaattttaagttttgaacgatttttaaaatttgaacgaatttcgaatttgaacaaatttttaatCTTGAACGAATTTCCAAATTTCAGAagaattttgaattttgaacaaaaaaaattcgaacggtttttgaaatttgaacgAATTCGAAATTTGAACGAATTTTAATCTTGAACGAATTTCCAAATTTCGGAATAATTTTGAATTTTAAACAAAATTAAATCAAAATCTGAAATTTTTTATTTCCAAAATTTCGAATCTGAACAGATTTTGAATTTTGTTCTCCGATTTTTTTTTAAAGTTAGATATTGAAAAAGAAAATTATTAacaaaaaagaaacagcaaaaaaagaaacaaaacgtACCTACTACTAATGGGCCGTGGCCCAACCAACCGACCTGCTCGGTGGGGTGTGCGGTGGCCCGtacacaccgaccaggtcggtgtacagCACTCCCCTAGGATTTTCCGGCCCAAGACACGACGGACTTTTGCAATGATGGGCGAGCTTGGGCCTTGAAGTTTGGCCCAATAGTCAGGACGGGCCAGACCTGGGTTTTTTTTTGTGCGTAAGGCTTTGTTCAACCCAACCCAGACCAAAGAATGCCCATGTATACTCTATTAACTATTTTCTAATCActgttggattacttgctttcTTGCACGAAATAATTTTTAAAATTCCCTGATTGTGAAATAGGATGGTGCCGGGAcatggtgttttggctcataggtccaAATGCACCTATTATGAAAAATGTGTTTCAAATGTCTTTCAAAATGTTAAACAATTCTCAAATAAAGCTGGAGGTACATCTGGACATGCTGTGTTTGCACACAAAAAATTGTTGGAAAAAAACATTTTTGTGGGCTATGTAAAAAGGACAAAAAGAAAATCTCATGGGAAGCTATTTTGAAGCACCTAAAATTGTCTTTTTACACAAGTCACATAAAATTTTATTTTTTCACGATATTTTGTGTGCCAACATAGAATGTCCAGATGTACATCTAgaatttattttcattttttaaaacatTTTGAAATATATTTTTGGCCAATGGATGCACTTACACTTATGAGCCAAAGATATACCGATGGTGCAGTGTGTTTTTCTCACCATGAAACAGAATCGTATTTTGAATTGTCATTTGCAATGCCCATATATATGCAGGAGTTGTAGCTTCAAACCCCGCCAAAGTCCTGCATCAGCAACACTAGCTTGCTGCTTTATAGACAGTTGGGGCTTTTCCATACAAACAAATAAGTTGGTTGCTgtcatagaaaaaataaataagtTGGTAGTATTTCCTTGCAGGTCATGGGAATATGAGCTAATTTAAGTAAGATATTCGATGTCTGATCTCATAACGGAATTGTCTtcgcttttttttttcctttcactACAGTACCGGATCAACCAGTCTACATACACTAGCTCTAATGCTTCATTCCAGCGGTAAACACAGTTACTTTTCAGGTCGTAGAGGACCCATCAGGAAGTTTTGTCTTCCTCTTCCTGCCAAGAATGGATGCCTTCTGTAGCCTTGCACCCCCAACACGCCATCTCTTGAAAGCAGCCATCGATTCCCTAGCAGATTCGAACACTTCACAGTGAACGAAGATAAGTTAACCCGGGCAATAGGGGCGTTATCTCACAACAAGATAAATGGATGATTAGCAAAAGAGTAAGTACAGCAGGGAGAAGTTTGTACCTTGAGTTTCTTCTTTTGTAAGGCGTGAGGCAAACTTGGGCACTGTCATTGTGGAAGAGCTGTGTGACTTGCTTAGTATCTCCTTGTACCTACTGGTGAATGCATAGCGCAAGAACTGGCCAATGCTCTTATCACTCACCCTGTTGATGAAATCATGCAAACAAATAAACCATTAAGGGATATGATTAAGTTTTACCtttataatactccctccgattcatattagttgactcaattttgtctaaatatagatgtatctactcAACAAATGCatttagatacatccgtatctagacaaAGTGGAGTCAAtaaatttggatcggagggagtaagaaAGTATAATTTAAGTGAAAAAAACTGCAATCGTGATATAATTTATATATGCGTAGTCACAGCGAACTGTATGATGACCCTATTTCACTGAACTTTAAGGTAGACATCTGGACTTTGACAGCCCTACATTTCTCTGAAATACTCGATCATCCACTGTATACATGTCTCACCTCATACGAATGATTAAGAGTTACTAGACTAGTGAAGAAGACAAATATCTTGTTCCACAGGTTAACAGGTTTTCATTGCTCTCTTACAAATATTGGCTTCAGTTCAAATGCTTTAAGAGCATCACTCGACAATAATATATAAGATGACTAGACATCACTAGGTAATAACTTGGTGCATCCCTACCTTCAGCATATGGAGTACCAAGGCAATACAGAACACCATTTTACAGAGCTGGAAAAATTTGTGAAAACAGAAGTGAGGACTGCCACTTGCAGGGAATCTTATAATTGAATGTGATGGGTTTGCCCAATTTAATTGCCCCCACGTGGAAGCCAGCCATGCAGCCAAACATGCAAGTTGAGGAGTTCATAACCTTTCTGGCCTGTTTATAAAGAAATTCAGACCTCTAAGCTGTCACTAAACCCAACAGAATGTGTCACATAATTCACATTGCAAAATGGTGCGCATTTGTACTGCAATTGACATGCAGCATATCTAATCTGTAAATCATTAAACGTTATTTATGGAATCACCCGCACCATAAGAAACACCCAAGTCTCTATTAGGATGGCTCCTGACCAACCCAACTACCCAAGTCTCTATTAGGATGACTCCTTGCATACATCGTGAAGTGATAGCTCCACATGTTCACCCAGTCGACACACCAATTGGTACAGGCAGCTAGTAAACATCCGATACCTTATGTTCTAGTGGCAACAAATATTGAAGGACACAAGAGAATTTAGTGTAGAGATGCTTGAAGGATGGAGACTATGATGATTGTGGTACAGCATGCAGAGTATGCCTTTGAAAGGGATAAACGTCAAATAGTTATAGCTTTTTATCCAGGGAGACTTAGTTATGTATTCAGCTCATATTATCATACGTGATCATGAAATCAACCCATGTCAAAAGCAAATGTTGACCTGGTAGCACCAGAGGAAGTTCTTCAGGTTTATGATAATATTATGTAAAATAGTAGTTGGGCCACGGTAACAATAGCAGAACCAGCAAGGAACCATATATTATATTATTCAGATCGAAATGAACGGAGAAGATCAATTAATCAACATTTCCAAAAAGTAGACCTCACACCTTaaaactaagggcatctccactcgtttggcctccccacgccgaaatccggggttaatttcgtccggattggacgaaaaaaTGGCGTGGGGAGGGCCTGTTTCCCAGCCGCGATCCCAGTCGTAGACGGCGATTTAATTTTGAAAAACGAAAACTTGACGAAACACGGCAAAAAACGATTGAATTTAAACTTGACCAAGCGCAGGCCTGGTCGAGGGGCATGGCGTTCtcggcggggacgaggtcctggagggacctcgccATGACGGCCTCGAGGATCGCGGCTTCCTCGGCGTCGTGGACCTCCT
It includes:
- the LOC127301026 gene encoding DNA replication complex GINS protein PSF3 isoform X3, with amino-acid sequence MPCYYDVDDILMEEEVEKGAKVDLPFWLAHGMLCLEQAVSINVPPCFTQKTRKEIQADAACVDLRIRCPYFYELGCKIVPLVSDKSIGQFLRYAFTSRYKEILSKSHSSSTMTVPKFASRLTKEETQVFESARESMAAFKRWRVGGARLQKASILGRKRKTKLPDGSSTT
- the LOC127301026 gene encoding uncharacterized protein isoform X2; this translates as MLSILPLLQLLLYNFLFKYGALVEKGAKVDLPFWLAHGMLCLEQAVSINVPPCFTQKTRKEIQADAACVDLRIRCPYFYELGCKIVPLVSDKSIGQFLRYAFTSRYKEILSKSHSSSTMTVPKFASRLTKEETQVFESARESMAAFKRWRVGGARLQKASILGRKRKTKLPDGSSTT